The Ascaphus truei isolate aAscTru1 chromosome 3, aAscTru1.hap1, whole genome shotgun sequence genome includes a region encoding these proteins:
- the LOC142490586 gene encoding uncharacterized protein LOC142490586, with protein MWDTIVIGVNACGNHVRDKRNCHKRFDDIRSKLKKKIQHQRVHATGTGGGPTPQRLILSPLEELLRAKLLPVVVEGLPGDRDIGIYPSQFPPVAPEGHVSPETEQVSSPGSASSTHLEEHDEEDYDDDDDDDATAIHTQIEASDHEDVPIETVLPANRPANTTYDAIVASEGKIVEAENRRHSDFMTVLERMIALQEETVSQLAHLHRVFIEVPKQLQKINTSFEALVVQQTQANYWRMTNVPQFNTSQPGSVHAGQFSPHSSDIHSPGPNVTGQVAEIAVQVPDDILPLPSVQNQQLTPTKEPTKTKYKQLLLTSFWSKTTKDTHETDQPSLVQCLPTSSHVSVGTSPVREQSLPKSPVGESLPKSPVGESLPKSPVGESLPKSPVGESLPKSPVGESLPKSPVGESLPKSPVGESLPKSPVGESLATSPVGEQSLPKSPVGESLPTSPAREVPEATQSGSAVPKVGGKRKRKIQETTSRPVTRSQKEQKK; from the exons atgtgggacacaatagtcattggtgtcaatgcgtgtgggaatcatgtgagggacaagcggaattgtcataagagatttgatgatattaggtccaaattgaaaaagaaaatacaacaccaacgcgtgcatgctactggcactggaggtgggcccacaccacaacgtctcatattaagtccattggaggagctgcttcgggcaaaattacttcccgtcgtcgtggaaggcttacctggtgaccgtgatataggaatttacccctcacaatttccaccag ttgcccctgaaggacatgtgtcacctgagactgaacaagtgtcttcacctgggtcagccagctcaacacacctagaag aacatgatgaagaggattatgatgatgatgatgatgatgacgccaccgccatacacacacaaatagaagcaagtgaccatgaagacgttccaattgaaactgttttaccggcaaatcgtccagcaaatacgacatacgatgcaattgtagcttctgagggaaaaattgtggaagcagaaaatcgtcgccattctgacttcatgacagtgctggaaaggatgattgcactgcaggaagaaacagtttcacaattggcacatctccacagagtcttcattgaagtgccgaaacagttgcaaaaaatcaacacctcattcgaagcattagttgttcagcaaacacaagctaattactggagaatgactaatgtaccacaattcaacacctcccagccaggatctgttcatgcaggtcagttttcaccacattcatctgatattcattcaccaggcccaaatgttaccggtcaagtagcagagattgctgtgcaggttcctgacgacatactaccactgccatctgtacaaaatcagcagctgacacctacaaaggagcccacaaaaacaaaatacaagcagttactactgaccagtttttggtcaaaaacaacaaaagacacacatgaaacagaccaaccatcacttgtgcagtgtctaccaactagctcacatgtgtcagtgggcacaagccctgtccgtgaacagtcactacccaaaagccctgtaggtgaatcactgcccaaaagccctgtaggtgaatcactgcccaaaagccctgtaggtgaatcactgcccaaaagccctgtaggtgaatcactgcccaaaagccctgtaggtgaatcactgcccaaaagccctgtaggtgaatcactgcccaaaagccctgtaggtgaatcactgcccaaaagccctgtaggtgagtcactggccacaagccccgtaggtgaacagtcactgcccaaaagccctgtaggtgagtcactgcccacaagccctgcccgtgaagtgccagaggccactcaaagtggctctgctgtgcctaaagttggtggcaaaagaaaaaggaaaattcaagagacaacaagcaggcctgttactcgctcgcaaaaggaacaaaaaaaataa